TATTCATTTATGTATATCCTTTATTCTTGTGTATGCAGCTATACATGTATCCGTGTATATATGCATTCACACTATATAtctaatattttgtttcagctacatcagactaacacggctacattgcTATCACTATATATCTAATCTTATCTAGATCTATAGTGTGACTACATATACACACTCTGCAATTGTTTGCGCACAATGTGTATCTCTATCGCTACACATTCAGTTATATATGTCTGTGTAAATATGCATCTCTGTGTGTACACATGAACGCTTCGGTGTACATACCTTTCCCAGAAACTATCTGCCATGAAGTTAAAATTAGACCGGCGCTTAATTTGCACCTGATGTTCGGCGCGTTTTGCCTGAACAAAGGTGACAGGATCGAGGCCGCAACTAGAAGGCAAAACAACATCTGTGTCCGGGTGGGTTTTCCCCCCCTCTTAAAAGAAAAATAGCACCCGCCTTTGTTTTCCTTGGAGCGGGGTTTTGCTCTCGCTAGCCCCGCCGCCCCAGGACGGGAGAGCCCTGAAGTTAATTAGTGACCCGGGGAGCGAAGCGCTGAGgactttgctttgtttttattgaAGAGGGAGGCGCAACGCTGGCTTTAAATCCCCTCTCCGACGTGCTTCGAGTCCGTCTCCACGGACAAAAGATTCAAACCAAACCCCGTTTCGAAGCACCCGGAGACATTGCTCGTTGGGTTCCCCAGAGGTTGTTTGAGCCCCGCGGGTCATTTTTCTCTGCGGTCCTGGGTTTATTCGGAGACCAGTCCCGCCCCATCCGACACAGCCCGCGCCCCGGGGCTGGTGCTAGCGCTCCACTGCGCATTGCTACCCGGCCTCTCGCTCCCGCGGGTGCATCCGAAGCGGGTCTCAGTGCTGGTGGGATTTGGGGAATTCGAGACTCGGCTTTGCCAGGGGTGGGGGCCAGacgggccctggctggggggagcccgCCTCTAGTGACCTACGGTCTGTCCCCGGCGCCCGGATGGCCCCACGCACTTTGCTGTTTCTCAGCCCGCTTCTCGCCTGCCCCCCGGGGCTCTGCAGAGTCCTTCTCCGTCCGCCTGCTCGGGGCGGAAAGAGGTGCTGAGAGCCTGGGCGGACAGGGACACCCAACAGGAGGGAGAGCGGGAAGGAGCCCCGGGAGAATCGGTTCAGCGCCTcgggggcggcggggagggagGCCACACGCCGCCTCCTCGCTGCTAGCCCTGGTCCctgcctggggggcagaggggcggggagccCTGGCTACAGATCCGCGCCGGGCTGGGGTGAGCTCAGCGCGGGGCTGGTCTGCAGGGGGAATCCGACGGGGAGTCACACGGTGCCCTGCCTGTGCGTCTAGGCGCGGGGAGAGGGGGTCTAGGGGCGCGCCACGCCCGGGTCCCTGGCCTGCGCGGctctgccgggctgggggggaTGGACGGAGGCAGGGCTCGCTGCAGGCTCGCctggggtgaggggggatcagCCTGTCCCAGGCGTCGGCTCCTcacctccccccttctctctcctcctcgcCCGGCCCAGGTGTGGTTCCAGAACCGGCGCTCCAAGGAGCGGCGCATGAAGCAGCTGAGCGCCCTGGGGGCCCGCCGCCACGCCTTCTTCCGCAGCCCGCGCCGCATGAGGCCGCTGGTGGACCGGCTGGAGCCGGGCGAGCTCATCCCCAACGGGCCCTTCTCTTTCTACGGAGGTGGGTGAGCGCGCCCCGGCGCGGGAGAGAAGCCACGGCCGGGCCAGGTTCCCCGCGCCCCGGCTGCGACGCGCTGTCTCCGGGCTGCGCACGGGGGAGTTACCAGGGAGGGGTACAGGGCCCGGGCAGATCCCTACCAAGCAGCCCCTGTCgcctggtggagaagggggggaggggcgcctggCTCCAGAGAGCATTGAAACACCAGCGGGGAAATGGGCTGAGGATGGGCCGGGCTGCTCCTTgtctgcaggagagggggaggtttgggggaggaAGACCTGGGAGGTTTCTCTCCTCCAAGCCTGTTTCCTCTCCAGAAGGCAGCCCTGGGGGCACATTCCTGGAGTCCTGGAGTTAAAATCTCCTTGCAAAGCTTGGGGGAAGGTTCGGAGGGAGGGGGCTATCTTATtctggaggaagggagaggcacccacAGAAAAGTTGCCCTGGGCGAAGGACTCCCTTTCCCAGATCCTGGTAGATACAAGACACAGAGCTGGTAGTAAACCCAGGAGCTGTCTTGCTGAAAGTAAAGATCTGAGTTggtatagggcaggggtgggtgaccttttttgggctggggctgctgactcacagaaaagtcagtcgaggggggctgcacacaagtgagaagcaaataaaataaaataaaataaaataaaaaccccctcactgatgtggcccccagctgagaaggagaaagacactcctcgcattcccctcacacaccagaaccttgGGAGgtaccaggctagtagatttgtgtgctccagccccatgggattGGGGAGGGtagagcaccagcgtgggctccccaatgctgtggggggggggggggaggagggaagtcctGATCCTGGCAAAGGCCTTAGGTTTCCTGTCCTTGGTATAGTGAAAGGCTCCCTCCCACTCTCTTCCTTGTTTTGGCTGCTCCTTGGCTCTTCCTGGGATTCGTCTGTTACACATTAGATGAATCCGAGGGAATGTGTATAAACCAAACTGCAGAAAGCATCCCACCCCAGCTGGAATGAATGCACCAATTGACGGTGGGggaataaacaaacacattagGCTCACAAAcctgtctgggggaggagggaatggagGGAACAGGAAGGCACAGAAATGAAGAATGCAATCAAATGTAGTGAGCCACAGCCTGTGTAGCCCCATCCTACAGTCAGCGCGGCTCTGGGTAGAAATAAACTCCTTGATCCGTGGCATTTTCCTAAGGTGAGAATAAGGAGCGGGCGTAAAACAACAGGCCCTGTCAGTGTTGTTTTCAGACACCTTTTAAAAGAACAGTCACCTGTTTGATTTCACTGTAATTTAGGCTGCTcatccttccccctttcccttttatTTGAAATGGGTTCCACTGCCTTTCCCCCTGCATTCTTCCAGCAAGGTAATCTGAGGTGGTGTGAAAGCTCCATTGTGAAGGAGGGAAGGGGTTGGATTTCAGTAGATCAAGTGACAGACATATAGGAAAGGTGCTAGGCATATCCTGTGGGCCAGGATCAACAGGGGTGGATCCCTCCTGCTAAAACAACTTGCACCAAGGCTTTCCAATCCACCCAGATGCAGACGTCATCTTATCAGCTACGCAGTATTCGCTTTGAAATTCCGTtggtttctttctcttttttctctttgttttcgtGCAATGGTGCCTTCTTTGGAGACAAAAGGTTGGAATTCAGACTTGCTGAAACTTGAAAAATGAATCCGATCACTGCATGGGCAAAACCGACAAGGAATCCAGTggcatttaaagactaacacatttattcgggcataagctttcctgagaGACAACTCACTTTTTCAGCGGCTTGTAGAGtaaaggaaagaagaaaggaaggggTACAAAGATGAGAGTGTGACATCCGTGCTAattgtcacactcccatctcggTGTCCCTTCTTTTGTTCTTCAcgaatctgaagaagtgagttgtatctcaggAAGCTTATCCCCTAACACagcagttagtctgtaacttcaaaaaacGAGTAGTCTGggggcatcttagagactaactaaaagtgggttttgcccaagaaaagctcatgattctgtgtgttttggttagtctcaaaggtgccacaggactccctattgcctaataaatttgttagcctttaaagtgccaccagctCCTTATTGTTTTCGCCAAAACAGACTAGCTGGGCTAGCTCTCTGAAATCTGCTTGGGCAAAGCACATTACCTTAAAAACCCCACTTTCCTGTACTTACCATCAACTCCTTGGAGCAGAAGGTTATGGTTATACAGTGCGTGTGAAGTTGGGCACCTTTCTCTGAAAATCAGCACCTGAACCCCTATTCAGGGCCAGCTTTTTGAAAGCGGTTAGCACCTCTATAGGCACCTGAATGGAGAGGCCAGCTGGGGGTGGAGCACTTGTCCTTCAATGGGAAGTAAGTGCTCCTGAGTGCCAATCACTTAGGAAAATCTGGCTCCTTTATTTAAGTGTCTACCTGGGTACTGGGCTCCTCTGAACATCTGGTCGAGGTGCTTAATTGAgggcctgagccaaagcccagTGAACTCAGTGGAAAGATGCGTGCTGCTTTCAGTTAGCTTTGAATCAGATTAATGCACcaagttctttttttaacatttaGTTCCTTtgcattattctctctctctctttgcctcATAGATTATCAGAGTGAATATTATGGCCCTGGAAGCAATTATGATTTCTTCCCGCAAGGACCCCCTTCATCTCAAGCTCAGACGCCCGTTGATCTCCCCTTTGTGCCCTCTTCTGGGCCATCAGGAACTCCTTTGGGTGGGATGGATCACCCTTTACCTGGACATCACCCTTCCAGTGAGGCTCAACGCTTCACTGACATAATGTCACACCCACCTGGAGActcacccagccctgagcccaacCTGCCAGGTTCTTTGCACTCCATGTCTGCAGAAGTTTTTGGTCCAAGTCCTCCGTTTTCTTCGATATCTGTCAACGGCGGTGCTACTTACGGCAATCACTTGTCACATCCCCCAGAAATGAATGAAGCGGCTGTGTGGTAGCTTTAAAACAAACTGGGTCTAAGTAAGTGATGATCTTCTAGTCTGCTTATGTTATGGTGTACAGAAATGAATAAATATAACATCTCTCTTGCCCTAAGACAATTTTACCTTGGGAATGAACTGAATCCAAATCACTCCAAGGCAAGCTTTGCTATAGACCGGGACAATCTTCATACTATGGTTGTAACAAACAAAAAGGGACTTTTTTTGTACCCTTGAAAAGACACTGGTGAAGCTGTACAGTAAAAGTGTTGCCATAGGTTGAATACCCTGTTGGATGTCACCCTAAGAGCCACAATCCTtagaaatgttttgtttaaaaaaaaaaaaagaacaaaacaaaggtcaaagaaagggaggggggaagcagcgaGAACTCTAGCGTTCCTGGTTAAGGATGCTTCTGGCATTATGAATTTGTTAATTTTGTCTCTCAGAAAGTTCAACAACAACAAACTCTTTTTAGCTTCAGAAATGTGAGCCTGCTGACTATCAGGTGggacttttttgttgttggtttttttttttaaattattttgccaAAATAACAAATACTAAATGTAAGCCCTCAGCATCAACTCTTCTACCTTCACAAAGCTAcatacacaaaaaacaaaaacaaaaacaaaatcctcATAATAACAAAGGTCACGAACCAGACCTCTCACTAAAAATGACTTGAAACAAACAAATAAGTATTCtaccttcacaaaaaaaaaaaaaaaaaaaaaaaaaaaaccttaaacaaaAGACTCTATTGAACTAAAAACAGTCAACTGTTTACGTATAATGTTAAATTCAGGAGTTCAATGTTTTACTAATAAATCCTGTTTTAGAACCTCTTGttcaaaagcaaaatgttttgagCAACCAACCAAAATAGATCACTTTCTTTTCTGTAGATGTTACATGACAGACTGCAGGGCTTGTGGTTCACTGTGCTAGTTGTAAAAGGTGTTGTTTacagaaggcaaagaaaaaaccCACGAAAACCAGACAGTTGCCAAATAAAGTAATTATATAGCACAAATACTGTAAGGTGCTTTGCACCAGCAACCTGagaaagtggttttttttaaagtgttataaggttaaacaaacaaacatcttTGCTAATTTTTAGTCCTGTTGAACATTCATGGAATTGTTAATATGACTTATATAGACCCACACAGGTTTTATTTTTGTGTCTTTAAAAGAAaagtccaaaatatttaaattttatgGTCAAATATGCAGTCAACAGCTGCTACTTTTTTCTTTATATATTAAATTTCTCATATGTCTTTTATTGTTCTAATAAACCTAAGCTTGTGTGACCTCCAGTGCATATTAGACCATTCACTGTATGAAAGAAAACATGTTGGATAAAATTTGTGAGTTTTTAATAAAATTAGAAAATCTGATGTTTAGATAACTTGTGTTTCATTTgatgttttaaataattttaaatggaTCCTCTTGAGTAAAATAGCCCTGGAAAGATACATCCACTATACTTGTATTGTGTATCTATTTTGCTTTGGTAGAAGTCTAAACCCTGTTAACATCGATCTTCATCTGCATCTGTAGTTTCATCCTCTCTTTGCATCTGCAGACTTAATTGATACAGTGCAAAAATATGTTCATCTATCAATTAAATTACAGAATTGGAAGATAATCAAATTGCTTAATTATATTAATTCATTCTAGGTCTATGGTAAGGCACAAAATGTGtcaaatgttcattttttatgCATATACAAAACTGTATTGTGACTCTGTCAAAAGCCTGTAAATATATGATTTAGGATTGATCCATTTTTAGTTCAATTTATTTTCCATAGGTAATTCTGCTTTCCAATTTGGTGGTCTGAGAGATAATATAAAACGAATGTACCACAAGAAATGCTAATTTTAATTCCTTTTTCAGAGCTGATATGAAATCCATTGTTTTATAGCATTTGGTACATCTGATGTTGCACTAGACACATATTGCTCTGAGACTCACTATCCTTTACAACTCTTAAAAGTTCAGATAAAATATCAGTTGTGAATTATTACATTGTCTCAGTCTATAGCCCTTACTGAGGCAAAAATAACCATTGATGTCTGCATAAGGAGTACAAGATTGGTTTGATAACTCACATAGTAAAAACCTTTCCAAGTACTCAATTAATGAGAGGGgagtaaaattatattttttctccATCCCTCAATTTggctgttttctttttgttttaactaGTCCCAGAAATTTTGCTCTTGAATACAGACTCCTATATGCTCTGTTTTTTTAAGTCTGCTTATTTCTCTTTctggtgaggggaaaaaaagtccgAACGCTTTAAAATTATACAGTATGTAATTTTCATTGGTGATTGCACATTTTGTTGACAAACACCTAGGCTTACAGACCCAGCAAAGGGGGCATTTTAATTTAAGCTATAGTTTAATTTAAACACAGAATGTCTTATATAATAAGATTAATATAAATGATCTGCAAGGGACCTGTTAGtgttcttttttttctaaaaatcatGCTTTATTAAATGCAGGGGAGACTTTCTAAACTCATGGGCTCTGTGTGTAACTCATTTCTTGATCTGCTTTATTTTTATATCAAGTGCTTCAAATTTTTTGCTCCATTTTGCATGTATATAATGAAATTGGAGGTGATCTATTCATTATCTATTTTGATTTAACTGGACTGATGCTCTTTATACATGCTTCTGCTATTAAGGGGCTGGTCTGGGCTGCTGTTTTATTGTTCAGTTAGTTATTTTATATGAAGAATTTCCCAAACAGGCATAATCTGAAGAAATTGTGCCAAgtgtttttccctcctttttttcttgcAGTGAGTTATTTGTACCATGCTTTAAGTATTTGTTTATGCAACACACAAGTAGAAATGTGATGTAACTCAGATTTAGATTTTACAAGGCCAGAGGAACACCTGTGTTTACTGGATCCAATCCTGCAGTCTTTATTTCAGACAACGACCCCAGCTTAAATCAGCAGGAGTTTTGCCCAACTACGGGCACTGTCCACAAGGTTATGAGAACTCTGGCTCTAATCcatcaaagcacttaagcatgtgcttaacttaagcatgtgagtagttccattcATAAAGTTAAGCAGTCacctaagtgctttgctggatcagaaccAAAGCTCTGAGCTCTTTACAGAGACAAGCCCTAAAGCTCTGGACTCTGATTAATAAGGTAGATATTTACACAGGGCTGACTCCTGCATTGCTTGCACTGTCAAAACTCCTTTTGAAgctgattggatgctggacccTTGCTTACATGCCCAGCTCTTTTGTGGGGTTGTACTCTTTAGACAGGGCTTTAAATAAGGCTGAGTATATGTGTTTGCGTGAGTATTTtatgtgtgcgtgtatgtgtgtgtatgtatttgtTTTCTATATAGAAAAATACACATTATGCACATGCAAAGACACACAATGGCTtttcaagccttttttttttttaaattctcttttcATCTCTTCTTGTTTAACTATTGCTGGTTCCGGTGGCCTGCCGGGAGAGCCTTTGTGTTGCTACTAATTTGCAGTAGAAAGTGCAGACTGATGAGACAGGACTGTGTCCAGGCCTAGATCTGGGCACCAAACTTCCATTGACATAAACTGGAGTTTGACATGCAGATTGAAATTAGCATGGAACCCTTTATTTTACCGCAAAATAAGGATTGCTCAGTATCTGACTGCGTAAGACTAAATAAGGACTTTTGCAAATTTTTCACAGCAATGTTATTTactaaaaaaagtgtgtgtgggggggggggggggaaggaattcaCTATTTATAGTAATCCAAATTTAGTGCATTCATTGTTTTCACgcactttctctccccccccccgccagtaaaTAATATACTGCTTTGAAGAATTTTGCCATTTCAAATTTAACAAGATGTTTCTACTGACTAATCAAAGTGATCCTAAAGTGTCTGTGAGTATCCAGCATTCAAACAACTCTTCTTTTGTGACAAATTGTGGACCATATTCTCCTTTACTATCACGGCTGGAAACTGCCTTTGGTCTCAGTCGCAGCTTCCTTTCTTCGTTAGTTTCTATTTACGCAGGCCTATGCTTGAGCGAGTGATGGGGGAGCTTTGTACAGATCTGTATCTTAGGGTGAAAATGTACCTACATTTTGATTTGTAGATAAGTAtgtatattattttaatatatgtATGTGTGCCCAGATCATGAATGGTGGGTACATGATACAAAtccataaataaatacaatttaagaATATGATTGATGATTTAGATACTTTTACCATTCAACGTAGGGTCCAAAACTGTAATGTTCACACATTGGCTcttctgtgttattttcccagagCAGAAAGTATTTAATTAGgcctccttttttttaaaaaaaatggtatttATAAGAATCTGGTGAATCCCTTTCATTTGTCAGCCCTGTACACAGCCTAATATAAGACTTGTACATTTAAGCTTAATCAAGGCATGCCCATTTCTTCACCTAGATAATGCTGTTCAACGGAGAGATGATGGATCAAAGGGTTACATCACTGGTCAAAGAAAATGTACTAGGGACAAGAAGAATCGGTTTGAAAAAGTCTTCTATTTTACTTGTACATCATctactgtgtgtgtttgggtagCCAGAAATACTTATTACAGCAGTACTCACAAAGCTCCATCTAAAATGAAAGGCGCCATTGCAAAAAAAGGCTTTCGGTGTACAAAGATGACCACTGTTTGTTAGCTTTCTCCTTTGCATGGTGTTTTGGGAACAGATATTTACTAGGCATTTTACTTCCAACCCAGGTGTAAAAAATATCAATGGAGGAGCGCACCACCGATTTTTCTAAAAAGGTTAATTACAAATTTTAATTATAAACTGTGGGCCGGGTCCACAAGTTAGGACTCGGTAGATCtttcactgatttaaaaaaaaaaggagctttGTACAAAGATTGAGAGTAGACAGTGGCCCTTAGGTAGGAATTGAACTTACATTTAGTAAAGTCACAGTTGGATTTGGCATTGCTGAATagggaaggtgtgtggggggtgggaaggcaggGCATTTTTAGGACTACCCATTTTTTTGCACTTTGCCACTTGTGTGAACCGGATCATGTTCAGACATGAATGTCTTAACTGTGAAAAATAGCTGAGCACCTAAAACAACAGAATCTGTGTCTTTAAACTATTGTCATTAGGCTGTATAGGCAAGACCCGATTAGAATGAGTGGGGTGAGTCACTTCTTTTGGAGCTGTTGTTCCAGGCAATTTGCAGGTTCAGGATGATAGTTCTGTACCAGGCATTCTCTGTCCAATGTTTGGAAAGTTTTCTTTGCGATTATAAAAACTagtaacttctttttttcttgttttatttttaaattaaagcttttGCTCTGCAGACTCTGAATCGGAGGGGATCCTGATAAACACGTCAGGCAGGCTGGGTTCATATGTTTCCTACCTCTAATAATAGGGTTGAAAATTGCCATCGATGGACACACACAAAGTTGCCATGACATCATTGGGTCTTCTG
The nucleotide sequence above comes from Pelodiscus sinensis isolate JC-2024 chromosome 21, ASM4963464v1, whole genome shotgun sequence. Encoded proteins:
- the LHX1 gene encoding LIM/homeobox protein Lhx1 isoform X2, whose amino-acid sequence is MCFGTKCAGCAQGISPSDLVRRARNKVFHLNCFTCMMCNKQLSTGEELYIIDENKFVCKEDYLNNSNTAKENSLHSATTGSDPSLSPDSQDPSQDDAKDSESANVSDKEVGSNENDDQNLGAKRRGPRTTIKAKQLETLKAAFAATPKPTRHIREQLAQETGLNMRVIQVWFQNRRSKERRMKQLSALGARRHAFFRSPRRMRPLVDRLEPGELIPNGPFSFYGDYQSEYYGPGSNYDFFPQGPPSSQAQTPVDLPFVPSSGPSGTPLGGMDHPLPGHHPSSEAQRFTDIMSHPPGDSPSPEPNLPGSLHSMSAEVFGPSPPFSSISVNGGATYGNHLSHPPEMNEAAVW